In Dermacentor albipictus isolate Rhodes 1998 colony unplaced genomic scaffold, USDA_Dalb.pri_finalv2 scaffold_129, whole genome shotgun sequence, a genomic segment contains:
- the Cdc50 gene encoding cell cycle control protein 50A isoform X3: MSNPERKSKKPSSSAFKQQRLSAWQPILTAGTVLPTFFVIGLAFVPIGIGLLVSSNEVQEFQYDYTDCKEKGKNVTCASVIQNDIKKTCVCLERITLPEDFKSEVYVYYGLTNFYQNHRRYVKSRDDTQLLGKPLQTNLDCEPFAQDPKTGKPIAPCGAIANSIFNDTLTLKYRHKQDRDGIEDPTMVHMLFDKIAWPTDRRVKFRNPPGMNFNGTAKPPNWPLPVEDVGGFENESLIVWMRTAALPTFRKLYGRVDHSRELFVSSLPKGDYDLEIVYRYPVMPFKGSKRIILSNTSWLGGRNPFLGIAYIAVGSLCLALAFVFLVIHNKFGKKCVATAQPSLCRKACLATTVLLHCDCPVGASSKLCRCSLHADAPKASLPHPSRFLLFSEPPA, from the exons ATGTCGAACCCCGAGCGCAAAAGCAAGAAACCCTCGA GCAGTGCTTTCAAGCAGCAGCGGCTGTCGGCATGGCAGCCGATTCTGACAGCTGGCACGGTGCTGCCTACGTTCTTCGTCATAGGCCTTGCATTCGTCCCCATAGGCATCGGTCTGCTAGTTTCATCCAACGAG GTGCAAGAGTTCCAGTATGACTACACGGACTGCAAGGAGAAAGGCAAGAACGTGACATGCGCGTCGGTCATACAGAACGATATCAAGAAGACGTGCGTTTGCCTCGAGCGCATCACATTGCCCGAAGATTTCAAG TCTGAAGTGTACGTCTACTACGGGCTGACCAACTTCTACCAGAACCACAGACGATACGTGAAGTCCCGGGACGACACACAGCTTCTGGGCAAGCCACTTCAGACGAACCTCGACTGCGAACCCTTTGCACAGGATCCCAAGACAGGGAAACCCATTGCACCCTGTGGTGCCATTGCAAACAGCATCTTCAACG ACACGCTCACGCTCAAGTACCGTCACAAGCAAGACCGTGATGGCATCGAAGACCCCACCATGGTGCACATGCTGTTTGACAAGATTGCCTGGCCGACCGACCGCAGGGTCAAGTTTAGGAACCCACCAG GCATGAACTTCAATGGCACCGCCAAGCCGCCAAACTGGCCGCTCCCCGTGGAGGATGTTGGTGGCTTTGAGAACGAGTCCCTGATTGTCTGGATGCGTACCGCTGCGCTGCCCACTTTCCGCAAGCTCTACGGCCGTGTGGACCACTCGCGCGAGCTCTTCGTCAGCTCGCTGCCCAAAGGGGACTACGACCTGGAGATTGTGTACC GCTACCCGGTGATGCCATTCAAGGGCAGCAAGCGCATCATCCTCTCCAACACGTCGTGGCTAGGTGGCCGCAACCCGTTCCTCGGCATCGCCTACATCGCCGTGGGCAGCCTCTGCCTGGCGCTGGCCTTCGTCTTCCTCGTCATACACAACAAGTTTGGCAAGAAGTGCGTTGCCACTGCCCAGCCGTCACTGTGCCGCAAAGCATGCCTTGCCACCACTGTCCTCTTGCACTGCGACTGCCCTGTCGGCGCCTCCTCTAAGCTGTGCCGCTGCTCTCTGCATGCTGACGCGCCTAAAGCAAGCTTGCCACATCCCTCCCGCTTCCTGCTTTTTTCCGAGCCACCTGCATGA
- the Cdc50 gene encoding cell cycle control protein 50A isoform X2, whose product MQRDSMDEAPSLPLTEFVDDEDDMTTRPTTSKDLASSPPQSRPLGPPRTQKQKATADDLSSSEGTPVAAGSCRDPFLSRGLHDVTVNIRRCRRRAVEKMSNPERKSKKPSSSAFKQQRLSAWQPILTAGTVLPTFFVIGLAFVPIGIGLLVSSNEVQEFQYDYTDCKEKGKNVTCASVIQNDIKKTCVCLERITLPEDFKSEVYVYYGLTNFYQNHRRYVKSRDDTQLLGKPLQTNLDCEPFAQDPKTGKPIAPCGAIANSIFNDTLTLKYRHKQDRDGIEDPTMVHMLFDKIAWPTDRRVKFRNPPGMNFNGTAKPPNWPLPVEDVGGFENESLIVWMRTAALPTFRKLYGRVDHSRELFVSSLPKGDYDLEIVYRYPVMPFKGSKRIILSNTSWLGGRNPFLGIAYIAVGSLCLALAFVFLVIHNKFGKNTHDLVNITQRTPY is encoded by the exons AACCCGTCCGACGACGTCCAAGGACCTCGCTTCGTCGCCGCCGCAGTCTCGGCCGCTGGGGCCTCCTCGCACACAGAAGCAGAAAGCCACGGCAGACGATCTCTCGTCCAGCGAAGGGACGCCCGTCGCCGCCGGAAGTTGTCGCGATCCATTCCTGTCACGTGGGTTGCATGACGTCACGGTCAACATCCGGCGGTGCCGTCGTCGTGCGGTGGAAAAGATGTCGAACCCCGAGCGCAAAAGCAAGAAACCCTCGA GCAGTGCTTTCAAGCAGCAGCGGCTGTCGGCATGGCAGCCGATTCTGACAGCTGGCACGGTGCTGCCTACGTTCTTCGTCATAGGCCTTGCATTCGTCCCCATAGGCATCGGTCTGCTAGTTTCATCCAACGAG GTGCAAGAGTTCCAGTATGACTACACGGACTGCAAGGAGAAAGGCAAGAACGTGACATGCGCGTCGGTCATACAGAACGATATCAAGAAGACGTGCGTTTGCCTCGAGCGCATCACATTGCCCGAAGATTTCAAG TCTGAAGTGTACGTCTACTACGGGCTGACCAACTTCTACCAGAACCACAGACGATACGTGAAGTCCCGGGACGACACACAGCTTCTGGGCAAGCCACTTCAGACGAACCTCGACTGCGAACCCTTTGCACAGGATCCCAAGACAGGGAAACCCATTGCACCCTGTGGTGCCATTGCAAACAGCATCTTCAACG ACACGCTCACGCTCAAGTACCGTCACAAGCAAGACCGTGATGGCATCGAAGACCCCACCATGGTGCACATGCTGTTTGACAAGATTGCCTGGCCGACCGACCGCAGGGTCAAGTTTAGGAACCCACCAG GCATGAACTTCAATGGCACCGCCAAGCCGCCAAACTGGCCGCTCCCCGTGGAGGATGTTGGTGGCTTTGAGAACGAGTCCCTGATTGTCTGGATGCGTACCGCTGCGCTGCCCACTTTCCGCAAGCTCTACGGCCGTGTGGACCACTCGCGCGAGCTCTTCGTCAGCTCGCTGCCCAAAGGGGACTACGACCTGGAGATTGTGTACC GCTACCCGGTGATGCCATTCAAGGGCAGCAAGCGCATCATCCTCTCCAACACGTCGTGGCTAGGTGGCCGCAACCCGTTCCTCGGCATCGCCTACATCGCCGTGGGCAGCCTCTGCCTGGCGCTGGCCTTCGTCTTCCTCGTCATACACAACAAGTTTGGCAAGAA cACACACGACCTGGTGAACATAACCCAGAGAACACCCTACTAA
- the Cdc50 gene encoding cell cycle control protein 50A isoform X1 produces MQRDSMDEAPSLPLTEFVDDEDDMTTRPTTSKDLASSPPQSRPLGPPRTQKQKATADDLSSSEGTPVAAGSCRDPFLSRGLHDVTVNIRRCRRRAVEKMSNPERKSKKPSSSAFKQQRLSAWQPILTAGTVLPTFFVIGLAFVPIGIGLLVSSNEVQEFQYDYTDCKEKGKNVTCASVIQNDIKKTCVCLERITLPEDFKSEVYVYYGLTNFYQNHRRYVKSRDDTQLLGKPLQTNLDCEPFAQDPKTGKPIAPCGAIANSIFNDTLTLKYRHKQDRDGIEDPTMVHMLFDKIAWPTDRRVKFRNPPGMNFNGTAKPPNWPLPVEDVGGFENESLIVWMRTAALPTFRKLYGRVDHSRELFVSSLPKGDYDLEIVYRYPVMPFKGSKRIILSNTSWLGGRNPFLGIAYIAVGSLCLALAFVFLVIHNKFGKKCVATAQPSLCRKACLATTVLLHCDCPVGASSKLCRCSLHADAPKASLPHPSRFLLFSEPPA; encoded by the exons AACCCGTCCGACGACGTCCAAGGACCTCGCTTCGTCGCCGCCGCAGTCTCGGCCGCTGGGGCCTCCTCGCACACAGAAGCAGAAAGCCACGGCAGACGATCTCTCGTCCAGCGAAGGGACGCCCGTCGCCGCCGGAAGTTGTCGCGATCCATTCCTGTCACGTGGGTTGCATGACGTCACGGTCAACATCCGGCGGTGCCGTCGTCGTGCGGTGGAAAAGATGTCGAACCCCGAGCGCAAAAGCAAGAAACCCTCGA GCAGTGCTTTCAAGCAGCAGCGGCTGTCGGCATGGCAGCCGATTCTGACAGCTGGCACGGTGCTGCCTACGTTCTTCGTCATAGGCCTTGCATTCGTCCCCATAGGCATCGGTCTGCTAGTTTCATCCAACGAG GTGCAAGAGTTCCAGTATGACTACACGGACTGCAAGGAGAAAGGCAAGAACGTGACATGCGCGTCGGTCATACAGAACGATATCAAGAAGACGTGCGTTTGCCTCGAGCGCATCACATTGCCCGAAGATTTCAAG TCTGAAGTGTACGTCTACTACGGGCTGACCAACTTCTACCAGAACCACAGACGATACGTGAAGTCCCGGGACGACACACAGCTTCTGGGCAAGCCACTTCAGACGAACCTCGACTGCGAACCCTTTGCACAGGATCCCAAGACAGGGAAACCCATTGCACCCTGTGGTGCCATTGCAAACAGCATCTTCAACG ACACGCTCACGCTCAAGTACCGTCACAAGCAAGACCGTGATGGCATCGAAGACCCCACCATGGTGCACATGCTGTTTGACAAGATTGCCTGGCCGACCGACCGCAGGGTCAAGTTTAGGAACCCACCAG GCATGAACTTCAATGGCACCGCCAAGCCGCCAAACTGGCCGCTCCCCGTGGAGGATGTTGGTGGCTTTGAGAACGAGTCCCTGATTGTCTGGATGCGTACCGCTGCGCTGCCCACTTTCCGCAAGCTCTACGGCCGTGTGGACCACTCGCGCGAGCTCTTCGTCAGCTCGCTGCCCAAAGGGGACTACGACCTGGAGATTGTGTACC GCTACCCGGTGATGCCATTCAAGGGCAGCAAGCGCATCATCCTCTCCAACACGTCGTGGCTAGGTGGCCGCAACCCGTTCCTCGGCATCGCCTACATCGCCGTGGGCAGCCTCTGCCTGGCGCTGGCCTTCGTCTTCCTCGTCATACACAACAAGTTTGGCAAGAAGTGCGTTGCCACTGCCCAGCCGTCACTGTGCCGCAAAGCATGCCTTGCCACCACTGTCCTCTTGCACTGCGACTGCCCTGTCGGCGCCTCCTCTAAGCTGTGCCGCTGCTCTCTGCATGCTGACGCGCCTAAAGCAAGCTTGCCACATCCCTCCCGCTTCCTGCTTTTTTCCGAGCCACCTGCATGA